The uncultured Desulfovibrio sp. DNA window GTCTGCGGCGGTACTTTGGTGACAGCTTCACAGCCAGCGGACAGGCTGCCGGGCTGCATCTGGTGGCGGGATTTCCCGGTATCTGTTTTTCGGACGAAGTGCTCGCGGCCATGCGCGCACAAGGAGTTCGGGCCGTGCCGGTGGAGCACCATTCGCTGTGCCGCAACGGCGCGCACGCGCACGAACTGATACTGGGTTATGCCCACCTGTCGGAGCAGTCCATGGAGCGCGGGGTACATGCCCTGCAAGAGGCCCTTGCGCAGTGAGCAGACAGTTTTAATGGAATATCATTTTTTGCAAGGCATCCGGCGGTTTGCCGCCCTGTGGCCTTTCAATCGCCGCGCCATGCGCGCATTGACAGGATGCCCGCAATGAGGCAATAGAAAAGCCTTCATCCACAAGCGGCGCATCATTTGTGCGCACATCTTTTCTCGCGGAGGGCGGAGATGAAAAAAGGTATGACATGGCTTGCTGCAATGGCATTCTGCGTGGCAATTGCCGCGCCCGCAATGGCTGCGGATCCCATTAAAATCGGCGTTGCCGGCGCGCACTCCGGCGACCTGGCCTCCTACGGCGTTCCCAGCCTGAACGCCGCCAAGGTTGTGATTGCCGAAGTTAACGCCAACGGCGGCGTGCTTGGCCGTCAGATTGAACTGATCGCCCAGGATGACCAGTGCAAGCCTGAACTGGCCACCAACGCGGCCACCAAGCTTATTTCCGAAAAGGTGAACGTGGTCATGGGCCACATCTGCTCCGGCGCGACCAAGGCTACCCTGCCTTTGTACACCGAAGCCAAGATCGTCTCCATGTCGCCTTCTGCCACGACCCCCAGCCTTACCGAAAGCGGCACCAACCCCTATTTCTTCCGCACCATCGCCAACGACAAGGCCCAGGCCAAGTTGACCAGCGACTTTATCCTGAACGGCCTCAAGGCCAAGAAGGTCGCCTACCTGCATGACAATGGCGACTACGGCAAGGGCTTTGTGGACAACAATCGCGAAGCCCTTGAAAAGGCTGGCGTGGAAACCGTTCTGTACGAAGCCGTTACGCCTGACGCTGTTGACTTTTCTGCCGTTGTGCGCAAACTGCGCCGCGCCCAGCCCGACATTCTCGTGTTCGGCGGCTACCAGCCCACCGCTTCCAAGCTGTTGCAGCAGATGCGCCGCGACCGCGTGACCACCGCCATGATCGGCCCCGACGGCCTCAAGGACGATGCCTTCATCAAGATGGCTGGCAAGGACGCCGAAGGCGTGTACGCCTCCTATCCCAAGGACACCAGTAACTTGCCCGCTTACAAGCATGCCCATGAAGGCCATGTGAAGATGTTCGGCAGCGATCCCGGTTCCTTCTACTACAACGGCTACGCCGCCACCCAGGCTCTGGTGAACGCCATTGCCAAGGCTGGCTCCACCGATGCCGCCAAGGTTGTGGAAGCCCTGCGCACCAACCCAGTGGAAACCCCGCTGGGCAAGCTGACCTTCAGCAAG harbors:
- a CDS encoding branched-chain amino acid ABC transporter substrate-binding protein, with amino-acid sequence MKKGMTWLAAMAFCVAIAAPAMAADPIKIGVAGAHSGDLASYGVPSLNAAKVVIAEVNANGGVLGRQIELIAQDDQCKPELATNAATKLISEKVNVVMGHICSGATKATLPLYTEAKIVSMSPSATTPSLTESGTNPYFFRTIANDKAQAKLTSDFILNGLKAKKVAYLHDNGDYGKGFVDNNREALEKAGVETVLYEAVTPDAVDFSAVVRKLRRAQPDILVFGGYQPTASKLLQQMRRDRVTTAMIGPDGLKDDAFIKMAGKDAEGVYASYPKDTSNLPAYKHAHEGHVKMFGSDPGSFYYNGYAATQALVNAIAKAGSTDAAKVVEALRTNPVETPLGKLTFSKTGDAAGMGLSIYQIKDGKFVELNHSITLD